GGCTCTTATTTTTGTTCCGAGGGGCTGGCTGGAGCGGTTTTCGAATCCTTCATCGAATACGGTGATAAGCGAACCGGTACCAGAACGTTCACAAGCCGGGATTTCAACAGATGGCGGTGGCACTCCGGCTGTCGCAGCCTCCGAGCCTGTCTCGACATTGCCTCTGGAGGCGGTCAACGGTACGCGGCCAGTCCCTTCGACTGCTCCGGCACTGGCTGCGGCATCTTCCATTGCTCTGCCGGCCGCGGTGGCCGGATTCGAGGGCGTCGCGGCGGATCAAAACCCTCTGGTGATCCGGGCTCGGGGCGAGTCTTGGGTTCAGGTCCGCAGTTCTACGTCAGGCACCGTATTTCAGCGGGTTCTGACAAATGGAGAGACAGTCACTGTCCCAGGAACTCCTCCATGGACTGTTGTCATCGGTAAAGCGGATGCGACCGAGGTAACGGTGCGTGGAAAACCGATGGATCTGAAGGCCATAGCGCGCGAAAACGTTGCGCGGTTTGAGGTGAAATAGTGCCTACCACTATCGATACTGATACTCCTGTTGCCATGGCTTTTCCGCAGCCGCGGCGATCGCGCCAAGCGCGTGTGGTGTGGGGCGACAGGGTGGTGACGGTGGGGGGCGATGCGCCGGTGCGTGTGCAGTCCATGACGAATACAGATACCGTCGATGCGATCGCAACTGCCATCCAGGTCAAGGAGCTAGCGCAGGCGGGATCCGAATTCGTGCGGATTACTGTCAACACTCCTGAGGCTGCGGCAGCGGTCCCATATATACGAGAGCAACTCGACCGCATGGGGGAAACAGTTCCTCTGGTGGGAGATTTCCACTACAACGGGCACCGCTTGTTGACCGAATTTCCCGACTGTGCCCAGGCACTGTCGAAATACCGGATCAATCCAGGAAATGTAGGCAAGGGAGACAAGCGGGATCGGCAGTTTGGCCAGATGATTGAAGCGGCCGCTCGCTGGGACAAGGCAGTCCGCATTGGCGTGAATTGGGGTAGCCTTGACCAAGAATTGCTGGCAAGCCTGATGGATGTCAACAGCCGCCGCGTAGTGCCATGGGATGCCCGCCAAGTCATGTACGAGGCCCTGATTACGTCTGCGATCGAATCGGCTCAGCGTGCCGAAGCGATGGGGCTTGATGGCAACCAGATTATTTTGTCCTGCAAAGTCAGCGGCGTGCAAGACCTCATCTCTGTGTACCGTGCTCTGGCACAGCGTTGTGATTACGCCTTGCATCTGGGGCTTACGGAAGCTGGCATGGGCACGAAGGGCACGGTGGCTTCCGCTGCCGCGTTGTCCGTGCTGCTACAGGAGGGGATCGGCGACACGATCCGTGTCTCGTTGACACCGCAACCAGGTGAAGCACGGACCCAAGAAGTGGTCGTCGCTTCTGAAATACTGCAGGCGCTGGGTCTGAGAACCTTTGTTCCGAGTGTCACAGCGTGCCCAGGTTGTGGGCGTACAACCAGTACCACGTTCCAGGAACTTGCCAAGCAGATCGACGATTTTCTTCGCTCACAGATGCCGGTTTGGCGAACTCGTTATCCAGGTGTTGAAAAGATGAAGGTGGCCGTGATGGGCTGCATCGTGAATGGCCCCGGCGAAAGCAAGCATGCGGATATCGGAATCAGCCTGCCGGGAACTGGTGAAGCACCATCCGCGCCAGTTTTCATTGATGGTGAAAAGGCAATGACCCTGCGGGGAGAGCATATCGCCCGCGATTTCCAGCAGGTGGTTGAAGAATATATTGCACGTCGCTTCGGCAGGACCGTCGAAGCTCCCTGATTTTGTCTGTGTATTGATATGGCATCCCTAGCGGATGCCTATCGTGCCGTATTAGGGCGATGTTATCGCCCCACTCCAGTTGTATGCCCGCAAATACTTCTTCTGCCATTCCGTCCCCATCCTCCAGGCCGGCCAAATTGGCCGCTGTCAAAGGCATGAATGATGTCACGCCACCCGAGTCCGCCCGTTGGGAATGGTTAGAGCACAAAGTGCGGACGTTGATGGGCCAATACGCATATCGAAATATGCGTACCCCCATTCTTGAGCATACTGCATTATTCGTGCGAGGCATTGGCGAGGTGACCGACATCGTAGAGAAGGAAATGTATTCCTTCCAAGATCGCTCGGATAAATATGGCGACAACGACCATCTTGCCTTGAGACCAGAAAATACCGCGGGCGTGGTGCGTGCTGCCATTGAGCACAACATGCTGTATGACGGACCAAAGCGCCTTTGGTACATCGGCCCCATGTTTCGCAGGGAGAAACCGCAAAGAGGACGCTTCCGACAATTTCACCAGATAGGTGCGGAGGCTTTGGGGTTTGCAGGCCCTGATGTGGATGCGGAACTGATCCTGATGGCCAACGCCTTTTGGAGATCTATTGGATTGAC
The DNA window shown above is from Acidovorax sp. NCPPB 4044 and carries:
- a CDS encoding helix-turn-helix domain-containing protein: MSAEMDRALADAVRAGEIMRHGREQTGMHVAALAVALKVPVHKLESLESGHLEVFPDAVFVRALASSVCRTLKIDPAPVLALLPQNPTPRLSSHDGINASFKPGATKLASSSSGPGSRKVAVTVLILLVAAVALIFVPRGWLERFSNPSSNTVISEPVPERSQAGISTDGGGTPAVAASEPVSTLPLEAVNGTRPVPSTAPALAAASSIALPAAVAGFEGVAADQNPLVIRARGESWVQVRSSTSGTVFQRVLTNGETVTVPGTPPWTVVIGKADATEVTVRGKPMDLKAIARENVARFEVK
- the ispG gene encoding flavodoxin-dependent (E)-4-hydroxy-3-methylbut-2-enyl-diphosphate synthase, producing the protein MAFPQPRRSRQARVVWGDRVVTVGGDAPVRVQSMTNTDTVDAIATAIQVKELAQAGSEFVRITVNTPEAAAAVPYIREQLDRMGETVPLVGDFHYNGHRLLTEFPDCAQALSKYRINPGNVGKGDKRDRQFGQMIEAAARWDKAVRIGVNWGSLDQELLASLMDVNSRRVVPWDARQVMYEALITSAIESAQRAEAMGLDGNQIILSCKVSGVQDLISVYRALAQRCDYALHLGLTEAGMGTKGTVASAAALSVLLQEGIGDTIRVSLTPQPGEARTQEVVVASEILQALGLRTFVPSVTACPGCGRTTSTTFQELAKQIDDFLRSQMPVWRTRYPGVEKMKVAVMGCIVNGPGESKHADIGISLPGTGEAPSAPVFIDGEKAMTLRGEHIARDFQQVVEEYIARRFGRTVEAP